A genomic stretch from Sphingobacterium sp. ML3W includes:
- a CDS encoding acyl-CoA dehydrogenase has product MNFELSEEHKMIRDAAREFAQELKAGVIQRDEEAKFPTDFVKQMAGLGFMGIMTPEAYGGAGMDTLAYVIVLEEIAKIDASAAVIVSAHNSLVLYGLNAFGTEEQKQKYLVPLAKGEKLGAFALSEPEAGSDASSQHTTAEDKGDHYLLNGTKNWITNGGHADIYLIIAQTHPEKGHKGINVLIVEKGLPGFTIGPKENKLGIRSSDTHSLLFSDVKVPKENRIGEDGFGFKFAMKTLDGGRIGIAAQALGIAAGAYNLALAYSKERKTFGKPISEHQAIQFKLADMEVDIETARLLTYKAAWTKDQGLPYGKEAAMAKLHASEVAMKHTVEAVQVHGGYGYVKEYHVERLMRDAKITQIYEGTSEIQRLVIAREILR; this is encoded by the coding sequence ATGAACTTTGAATTAAGCGAAGAACATAAAATGATCCGTGATGCAGCACGGGAGTTTGCCCAAGAACTAAAAGCGGGTGTAATACAACGGGATGAAGAAGCCAAATTTCCGACAGATTTTGTCAAACAGATGGCCGGCCTTGGATTTATGGGTATCATGACACCTGAAGCCTATGGTGGTGCTGGTATGGACACCCTGGCTTACGTAATTGTATTAGAGGAAATCGCCAAAATCGATGCATCCGCAGCCGTTATTGTTTCCGCTCACAATTCTTTGGTACTCTATGGACTGAATGCTTTTGGAACAGAAGAGCAAAAACAAAAATACCTTGTGCCATTGGCCAAAGGCGAAAAACTAGGGGCATTTGCACTCTCAGAGCCTGAAGCTGGATCGGACGCCTCCTCACAACATACAACAGCCGAAGACAAAGGCGACCACTATCTACTGAATGGCACGAAGAATTGGATTACCAATGGTGGTCACGCTGATATTTACCTCATCATTGCACAGACTCATCCAGAAAAAGGCCATAAAGGAATCAACGTATTGATTGTTGAAAAAGGATTACCTGGGTTCACAATTGGGCCAAAAGAAAATAAATTGGGAATCCGAAGTTCAGATACGCATTCGTTGCTATTTTCGGATGTCAAAGTACCCAAAGAAAATCGTATCGGTGAGGATGGCTTTGGGTTCAAATTTGCTATGAAAACGCTCGATGGAGGACGTATAGGTATCGCAGCACAAGCATTGGGTATTGCAGCCGGTGCATATAATCTTGCGCTTGCCTATTCCAAAGAACGTAAAACATTTGGTAAGCCAATCTCAGAACATCAGGCGATCCAATTTAAACTGGCTGATATGGAAGTAGATATCGAAACGGCGAGGTTGTTGACCTATAAAGCTGCATGGACCAAAGATCAAGGTCTACCCTATGGAAAAGAAGCTGCAATGGCCAAACTACACGCTTCTGAGGTAGCCATGAAACATACTGTCGAAGCTGTTCAGGTCCATGGCGGTTATGGTTATGTGAAAGAATATCATGTAGAAAGATTAATGCGTGATGCCAAGATCACACAGATCTATGAGGGTACTTCTGAGATACAACGACTGGTTATTGCACGAGAAATACTACGTTAA
- a CDS encoding glutamate-5-semialdehyde dehydrogenase, with translation MSESIIEQLKAAAKAKQFLQQFAPDAKKVTLEAIAVALVEEEALILHANKIDLDRMDDGDPKKDRLLLNSDRLQVLSASVKQIADLADPTDQLLLKKILPNGLEIEKITVPLGVVGVIYESRPNVTIDVAALCIQSGNVCLLRGGSDAQYTNEALLRVIHRVLEANGIPTDIVQLLPVARKHVSELLEATKYVDIIIPRGSQSLIDFVRANAKVPVIETGAGVCHTYVDKTADLEMAAKIVANAKISRPSVCNSLDTVLVDKEVAPEFLAKLTPYLENAAVEVFADPIAYKLLEHQKFSNLVAAEEADFGREFLDLKCSIKIVNGLDEALEHIEKYSSKHSECIVSSHELTIERFLNAVDAAAVYANASTRFTDGGEFGLGAEIGISTQKLHARGPFALEKLVTEKWIVRGNGQIR, from the coding sequence ATGAGTGAATCAATAATTGAACAATTGAAGGCGGCAGCTAAGGCGAAACAATTCTTGCAACAATTTGCTCCAGATGCTAAAAAGGTCACTTTGGAGGCTATCGCTGTCGCACTTGTTGAGGAGGAGGCCCTAATCCTGCATGCGAATAAAATTGACCTGGATCGTATGGATGATGGAGATCCAAAGAAAGACCGTCTTCTGCTGAATAGTGATCGCTTACAGGTACTATCAGCTAGCGTAAAACAGATTGCTGATCTGGCAGATCCGACCGATCAGCTGTTGCTTAAGAAAATTTTGCCCAATGGATTGGAAATAGAGAAAATAACGGTCCCGCTTGGTGTTGTTGGTGTGATCTATGAGTCCCGGCCGAATGTTACAATAGATGTAGCGGCGCTTTGTATCCAGTCTGGTAATGTTTGTTTGTTGCGAGGCGGTTCTGATGCGCAATATACAAACGAGGCCTTGCTGCGGGTTATCCATCGGGTATTAGAAGCAAATGGTATCCCCACAGACATTGTGCAATTGCTGCCTGTAGCGCGTAAACATGTATCAGAATTGCTGGAGGCTACTAAATATGTCGATATTATTATTCCACGCGGTTCGCAGTCTCTGATAGATTTTGTTCGGGCAAATGCGAAAGTCCCTGTTATAGAAACCGGCGCTGGTGTATGTCATACTTATGTGGATAAAACTGCTGATCTCGAGATGGCTGCAAAAATTGTAGCCAATGCAAAGATCTCCAGACCATCGGTCTGTAATTCTCTGGACACAGTTTTGGTGGATAAGGAAGTAGCACCAGAATTTTTAGCTAAACTAACACCTTACCTTGAAAATGCTGCCGTGGAGGTATTTGCAGACCCCATTGCCTATAAATTATTGGAGCATCAAAAATTTTCAAATTTAGTGGCAGCGGAAGAAGCAGATTTTGGAAGAGAATTTCTAGATTTGAAGTGTTCGATAAAAATAGTCAATGGATTGGATGAAGCTTTGGAACATATCGAAAAATATTCATCAAAACACTCGGAGTGTATTGTGTCTTCGCATGAATTGACTATCGAACGATTTTTGAATGCAGTGGACGCAGCAGCGGTATATGCGAATGCTTCAACTCGTTTTACGGATGGTGGTGAGTTTGGATTGGGTGCAGAAATAGGTATTTCAACACAAAAACTGCACGCACGTGGTCCTTTTGCATTGGAAAAGTTGGTAACAGAAAAATGGATTGTCCGCGGCAATGGGCAGATTCGATAA
- the proB gene encoding glutamate 5-kinase, which yields MKKPILVVKFGSASITTKEGEVDERIVLEVARQIASLQKKYNIVLVSSGAVAAGKRFLPSYTGTLSERKAAAAIGNPILINTYSTYFRPFKISLAQSLCERHHFSNRDQFLQLKNTYEELWRNNVIPIANENDVVSNKELKFSDNDELATLIAVGFGAEKLLFSTSVPGVLDANNKIIEKIETIDRDVLGLARKDKSAVGLGGMTSKLNFARLANQMGIEVVIFSMQTEDAITKAIKHETGTLCLPERKKISSRKKWLASGSLIKGELMVDRGAEEALLKHKSLLAVGVTRIVEHFEKGEVLNIVNLDGLTVAVARAKMDSSLLFQSSKKNLEIAHANDIVLL from the coding sequence ATGAAAAAGCCTATTCTCGTTGTCAAATTTGGATCGGCTTCTATTACCACGAAAGAGGGAGAAGTTGATGAACGTATTGTTTTGGAGGTTGCCCGGCAGATTGCTTCTTTGCAGAAGAAGTACAATATTGTCCTGGTATCTTCAGGTGCTGTTGCTGCCGGCAAGCGTTTTCTCCCCAGTTATACAGGTACACTGTCGGAGCGGAAGGCCGCTGCCGCCATCGGAAATCCGATATTGATTAATACGTATTCCACCTACTTCAGGCCTTTTAAGATTTCGTTGGCGCAAAGCCTATGTGAAAGGCATCATTTTTCCAATCGGGACCAGTTTCTCCAGTTAAAGAATACTTATGAGGAACTGTGGCGGAACAATGTTATCCCGATAGCAAACGAAAATGATGTGGTGAGCAATAAAGAGTTGAAGTTCTCGGATAACGATGAACTGGCTACGTTGATTGCTGTTGGATTTGGTGCTGAAAAATTACTGTTTAGTACTTCTGTTCCAGGCGTATTGGATGCAAATAATAAAATCATAGAAAAGATCGAAACCATTGACCGGGATGTTCTGGGATTGGCAAGGAAAGATAAATCTGCGGTAGGATTAGGGGGGATGACCTCAAAATTGAATTTTGCACGTCTAGCTAATCAGATGGGAATTGAAGTGGTTATTTTTAGCATGCAGACCGAAGATGCGATCACGAAAGCTATCAAACATGAGACAGGTACCTTGTGCTTGCCGGAGCGTAAAAAGATCTCCTCACGAAAAAAATGGTTGGCGAGTGGAAGTCTAATTAAGGGTGAACTGATGGTGGACCGAGGTGCTGAAGAGGCTTTGTTGAAGCATAAAAGCTTACTCGCTGTTGGTGTAACGCGTATTGTTGAACATTTTGAGAAAGGAGAGGTGCTGAACATTGTGAACCTCGATGGTCTGACAGTGGCTGTGGCCCGGGCGAAAATGGATTCATCTTTGTTATTTCAGTCCAGTAAAAAGAATTTAGAAATTGCGCATGCAAATGATATCGTATTGTTATGA